A DNA window from Nerophis ophidion isolate RoL-2023_Sa linkage group LG13, RoL_Noph_v1.0, whole genome shotgun sequence contains the following coding sequences:
- the LOC133564317 gene encoding zinc finger protein OZF-like, which yields MYKVQMLRALVNQRLTAAVEEIFVAVERTIAEYEEEFSRIKEENERQRELLEAFFKKHQGKSHRAAFSEEHLTLEEHKWSSGVALEEPQDPHIKEEEKEHIISQEGEHLEGLEFQVIGVIVKSEDDEDQCESEEKREVATPTSSSTQHMTTEADGDHCGPSQAETLLAPLSDKDETTSHSADTNDEVSKADNTHWKCSHCEQTFVNKGNLNRHMKSHAGVKDFKCSKCGNMFADNSTLKRHMRIHTGEKPFSCVVCSKRFYEKTHLTTHIRRHTGEKPFSCTECGLGFVRNQYLKTHMRTHTGEKPFVCTICSKRYSRKAHLIIHTRVHTGEKPFSCSVCGIGFVRNDELKTHTRIHTGEKPFMCLVCSKGFRRNHDLNRHVRRHTGDKTYSCSTCNRSFCGRTTLVRHMRTHTYEKKLSCIVCDERFSYKYQLDCHKCAGENSSTK from the exons ATGTATAAAGTACAAATGCTCCGAGCGTTggtgaatcagcgactaactgcagcggtggaagaaatatttgtagcggtagaaagaacgatagcagagtacgaggaggaattTTCCCGAATAAAAGAAGAGAACGAGCGACAACGTGAATTACTGGAGGCttttttcaagaaacatcaaggaAAGTCACACCgagcag CCTTCAGTGAAGAACATCTTACCCTTGAGGAGCACAAGTGGAGCTCCGGGGTGGCGCTAGAGGAGCCACAGGACCCCCACATTAAGGAGGAGGAAAAGGAACACATCATTAGCCAGGaaggagagcatcttgaaggattGGAGTTCCAAGTGATTGGTGtcattgtgaagagtgaagatgatgaggaccaatgtgaaagtgaggagaagagagaggtgGCGACTCCAACGAGCAGttcaactcaacacatgacaacagaagctgatggagatcACTGTGGACCATCACAAGCAGAAaccctcttagctccactatcggATAAGGACGAGACAACGTCACACTCTGCTGACACTAATGATGAAGTCTCTAAagctgacaacacacactggaaATGCTCTCACTGTGAGCAAACTTTTGTTAATAAGGGGAATCTGAATAGACACATGAAAAGTCATGCGGGCGTCAAGGACTTTAAATGCTCTAAATGTGGGAATATGTTTGCTGACAATTCAAcactgaaaagacacatgaggatACATACGGGCGAGAAGCCGTTCAGCTGCGTAGTATGCAGTAAAAGATTCTATGAGAAGACACATTTGACAACACACATAAgaagacacactggagagaaaccgtttTCCTGTACAGAGTGTGGTTTAGGTTTTGTCCGAAATCAATATTTGAAAACACATATGCGAAcgcacaccggagagaaaccatTCGTGTGCACAATATGCAGTAAAAGGTACTCTCGAAAGGCGCATTTGATAATACACACAAGAGTACACAcgggagagaaacctttttcctgttcagtgTGTGGTATAGGTTTTGTTCGGAATGACGAGTTGAAAACACACacaagaatacacactggagagaaaccttttatgtGTTTGGTGTGTAGTAAAGGTTTTAGGCGAAATCATGATTTGAACAGACAcgtgagaagacacactggtgacAAAACGTATTCCTGCTCAacctgcaacagaagcttttgtggcCGAACAACacttgtaagacacatgagaacacacacttacGAGAAAAAGTTGAGTTGCATTGTGTGTGATGAAAGATTTTCTTATAAATACCAGCTTGACTGTCACAAGTGTGcgggtgagaacagcagcactaAATGA
- the LOC133564319 gene encoding gastrula zinc finger protein XlCGF8.2DB-like, whose protein sequence is MCKVHVLRALVSQRLTAAVEEIFVVIEKTLTDYEEELSRTKEENERQRQLLVAFFKTHKSDEGLPPKQGEPQPHHVKEEEEDHSLSPEVDGLNDFPVIRVIVKSDDEEDEGQSEERGEEHPSSSSNQHTTREADADNCGGSQEDNLSAPLSDNDETDDEGSKVDTTSHTDNTHWTCSQCDKTFGSKRNLRRHMSIHTAEKPFECSVCGKRYPTKERLTDHMRIHVKRFICTVCGKAFSGGHHLKSHLRTHTGERPFFCSVCGQTFSQKCSLEKHAIMHTGEKPFSCTFCGQRFWQKGTLTRHTRIHTGVKPFACSVCDAGFCHRSALIKHMMKHIEEK, encoded by the exons ATGTGTAAAGTCCATGTGCTGAGAGCGTTGGTGAGTCAGCGGCTAACTGCAGCGGTGGAAGAGATTTTTGTTGTGATAGAAAAAACGTTAACAGactacgaggaggaactttctcgAACAAAAGAGGAGAATGAGCGACAACGTCAACTACTGGTCGCGTTTTTCAAGACACACAAATCAG ATGAAGGTCTTCCCCCTAAGCAGGGGGAGCCACAGCCCCACCACGttaaagaagaggaggaggatcaCAGCCTCAGTCCAGAGGTGGATGGACTAAATGATTTCCCAGTGATCCGTGTCATTGTGAAGAGCGATGATGAGGAAGACGAGGGTCAAAGTGAGGAAAGAGGGGAGGAGCATCCAAGCAGCAGTTCAAATCAACACACGACAAGGGAAGCTGATGCAGAcaactgtggaggatcacaagaaGACAATCTCTCAGCGCCACTATCTGATAATGACGAGACAGATGATGAAGGCTCCAAAGTTGATACAACAAGTCACactgacaatacacactggacaTGTTCTCAATGTGACAAAACATTTGGCAGCAAGAGAAATCTGAGAAGACACATGAGTATCCACACAGCGGAGAAACCGTTTGAATGTTCAGTCTGTGGCAAAAGATACCCTACAAAGGAACGTCTGACAGACCACATGAGAATTCACGTGAAACGATTCATATGCACAGTCTGTGGCAAAGCTTTTTCTGGAGGTCACCATTTGAAAAGCCACctaagaacacacactggagaaagacctTTTTTTTGCTCGGTTTGCGGTCAGACATTCTCTCAAAAGTGCAGTTTGGAGAAACATGCCATCATGCACACTGGGGAAAAACCATTCAGTTGTACATTTTGCGGTCAAAGGTTCTGGCAGAAAGGCACTTTGACAAGACACACAAGAATACACACCGGTGTGAAACCATTCGCCTGTTCAGTGTGCGACGCAGGTTTTTGTCACCGTTCCGCATTAATCAAACACATGATGAAACACATTGAGGAGAAATAG
- the LOC133564322 gene encoding tigger transposable element-derived protein 1-like isoform X1: MAPKRLASSKAPPVEPKRRRKMLTIVEKVELLDMLKLGQSYTSVGRHYGINESTVRYIKKDEKNIRATAAITLNKNAKRVVTPRNKTIVKMESVLAVWISECKMKNIRLDTNIIRTKAKKLYEEFVKSEYVPDAAEEGTSSASKIPFNASKGWFDKFQKRFKNVSLRGEAFSADKAAAEEFVHNTFKTFIEEADKARAEEFVRNTFKTLIKERSYQPEQVFNMAETGLFWKRMPSRTFIMKEEANAPGFKAKKDRLTLVMCGNAAGFMIKPGLVYKSENPKALKNKNKNVLPVYWMHNPKARMTNSLISNWFHQCFIPEVRLYLAEKGLEFKVLLLLDNTEGYTVDVSFDGVQIEFLPPNTTSLIQPMDQGVSLAFKALYTQSILQNLVDAKDSDENFTLKAYWRDYTIASCLLNIQRAVSEIKSETLNLCWKKMWPEVADDKGLTPDEVHRCAVDKVVKLAKILGGEGFNDMTADDVNELMDAHSQPLSDEDLRELMSASEEEEQEREEQEQEELGTDEEEEVGLTLDRLAALVRMAKELQQMAQEWDPHMLRSLQFSNTIEGGMTVYKNLLAQMKKQQQQLPITMLITQKRSSSFAVSQVPPSS, from the exons ATGGCACCCAAACGCTTGGCGTCTTCGAAGGCTCCCCCTGTCGAACCGAAGCGCCGGAGAAAAATGCTCACTATCGTTGAAAAGGTGGAACTCCTCGACATGTTGAAGTTAGGTCAAAGCTACACGAGTGTCGGCCGCCATTACGGAATCAACGAGTCGACAGTTCGCTACATAAAGAAGGACGAAAAAAACATCAGGGCGACGGCAGCGATTACTCTTAATAAGAACGCGAAGAGGGTGGTGACGCCGCGGAATAAGACAATTGTGAAGATGGAGTCTGTACTGGCGGTGTGGATCAGTGAATGCAAGATGAAAAATATCCGGCTCGACACCAACATCATCCGCACGAAGGCAAAGAAGCTTTATGAAGAGTTTGTTAAAAGTGAATATGTTCCCGACGCCGCCGAGGAAGGTACGTCCTCTGCGTCGAAGATTCCGTTTAATGCCAGCAAGGGTTGGTTCGACAAGTTCCAGAAAcggtttaagaacgtttctctaCGCGGAGAAGCTTTCTCGGCAGATAAAGCCGCAGCGGAAGAGTTTGTCCacaacacatttaaaacatttatcgagGAAGCGGATAAAGCCAGGGCCGAGGAATTCGTCCGAAACACCTTTAAAACTCTAATCAAGGAAAGAAGCTACCAGCCTGAACAAGTTTTCAACATGGCCGAAACTGGTTTATTTTGGAAGCGAATGCCGTCTCGCACTTTTATTATGAAGGAGGAAGCCAACGCTCCTGGATTTAAGGCTAAAAAAGATCGTTTGACTTTAGTTATGTGTGGGAATGCTGCCGGATTTATGATAAAGCCAGGGCTTGTTTATAAATCCGAAAACCCAAAGGCCctgaaaaataagaataaaaacgtGTTGCCTGTGTACTGGATGCATAATCCAAAGGCCAGGATGACAAACTCACTTATCTCAAATTGGTTCCACCAGTGTTTTATACCGGAAGTCCGATTGTATCTAGCTGAGAAAGGACTCGAATTTAAAGTACTTTTGCTCTTGGACAATACTGAAGGCTACACTGTTGATGTGTCATTTGATGGCGTGCAGATAGAGTTCTTGCCCCCAAACACCACCTCGCTAATTCAGCCCATGGATCAAGGTGTTAGTCTTGCATTTAAAGCTCTTTACACACAAAGTATCCTGCAAAACCTTGTCGATGCAAAGGACTCTGACGAGAACTTCACACTAAAAGCGTACTGGCGTGACTACACCATTGCGTCGTGTCTCCTAAATATACAGAGAGCCGTAAGCGAGATCAAGAGTGAAACATTAAATTTGTGCTGGAAAAAGATGTGGCCGGAAGTGGCGGACGACAAGGGATTGACTCCTGATGAAGTCCATCGCTGTGCAGTGGACAAGGTGGTGAAGCTGGCAAAAATACTGGGAGGAGAGGGCTTCAATGACATGACTGCTGATGACGTAAATGAGCTGATGGACGCCCACTCGCAACCTTTGTCGGATGAAGACCTGAGGGAATTGATGTCAGCGAGCGAGGAAGAGGAACAGGAACGGGAGGAACAGGAACAAGAGGAATTAGGCACTGATGAAGAAGAGGAGGTTGGTCTGACACTGGATCGCCTCGCAGCCTTGGTCAGAATGGCCAAAGAACTGCAGCAGATGGCACAAGAATGGGACCCCCACATGCTTCGTTCGCTGCAGTTTTCAAATACCATCGAGGGTGGCATGACTGTTTATAAAAACCTCCTTGCTCAGATGAAGAAGCAGCAGCAACAACTGCCTATCACTATGTTAATCACACAGAAGAGGTCTTCATCATTTGCCG TGTCACAGGTGCCGCCATCATCATGA
- the LOC133564322 gene encoding tigger transposable element-derived protein 1-like isoform X2: MAPKRLASSKAPPVEPKRRRKMLTIVEKVELLDMLKLGQSYTSVGRHYGINESTVRYIKKDEKNIRATAAITLNKNAKRVVTPRNKTIVKMESVLAVWISECKMKNIRLDTNIIRTKAKKLYEEFVKSEYVPDAAEEGTSSASKIPFNASKGWFDKFQKRFKNVSLRGEAFSADKAAAEEFVHNTFKTFIEEADKARAEEFVRNTFKTLIKERSYQPEQVFNMAETGLFWKRMPSRTFIMKEEANAPGFKAKKDRLTLVMCGNAAGFMIKPGLVYKSENPKALKNKNKNVLPVYWMHNPKARMTNSLISNWFHQCFIPEVRLYLAEKGLEFKVLLLLDNTEGYTVDVSFDGVQIEFLPPNTTSLIQPMDQGVSLAFKALYTQSILQNLVDAKDSDENFTLKAYWRDYTIASCLLNIQRAVSEIKSETLNLCWKKMWPEVADDKGLTPDEVHRCAVDKVVKLAKILGGEGFNDMTADDVNELMDAHSQPLSDEDLRELMSASEEEEQEREEQEQEELGTDEEEEVGLTLDRLAALVRMAKELQQMAQEWDPHMLRSLQFSNTIEGGMTVYKNLLAQMKKQQQQLPITMLITQKRSSSFAVIHHN, from the exons ATGGCACCCAAACGCTTGGCGTCTTCGAAGGCTCCCCCTGTCGAACCGAAGCGCCGGAGAAAAATGCTCACTATCGTTGAAAAGGTGGAACTCCTCGACATGTTGAAGTTAGGTCAAAGCTACACGAGTGTCGGCCGCCATTACGGAATCAACGAGTCGACAGTTCGCTACATAAAGAAGGACGAAAAAAACATCAGGGCGACGGCAGCGATTACTCTTAATAAGAACGCGAAGAGGGTGGTGACGCCGCGGAATAAGACAATTGTGAAGATGGAGTCTGTACTGGCGGTGTGGATCAGTGAATGCAAGATGAAAAATATCCGGCTCGACACCAACATCATCCGCACGAAGGCAAAGAAGCTTTATGAAGAGTTTGTTAAAAGTGAATATGTTCCCGACGCCGCCGAGGAAGGTACGTCCTCTGCGTCGAAGATTCCGTTTAATGCCAGCAAGGGTTGGTTCGACAAGTTCCAGAAAcggtttaagaacgtttctctaCGCGGAGAAGCTTTCTCGGCAGATAAAGCCGCAGCGGAAGAGTTTGTCCacaacacatttaaaacatttatcgagGAAGCGGATAAAGCCAGGGCCGAGGAATTCGTCCGAAACACCTTTAAAACTCTAATCAAGGAAAGAAGCTACCAGCCTGAACAAGTTTTCAACATGGCCGAAACTGGTTTATTTTGGAAGCGAATGCCGTCTCGCACTTTTATTATGAAGGAGGAAGCCAACGCTCCTGGATTTAAGGCTAAAAAAGATCGTTTGACTTTAGTTATGTGTGGGAATGCTGCCGGATTTATGATAAAGCCAGGGCTTGTTTATAAATCCGAAAACCCAAAGGCCctgaaaaataagaataaaaacgtGTTGCCTGTGTACTGGATGCATAATCCAAAGGCCAGGATGACAAACTCACTTATCTCAAATTGGTTCCACCAGTGTTTTATACCGGAAGTCCGATTGTATCTAGCTGAGAAAGGACTCGAATTTAAAGTACTTTTGCTCTTGGACAATACTGAAGGCTACACTGTTGATGTGTCATTTGATGGCGTGCAGATAGAGTTCTTGCCCCCAAACACCACCTCGCTAATTCAGCCCATGGATCAAGGTGTTAGTCTTGCATTTAAAGCTCTTTACACACAAAGTATCCTGCAAAACCTTGTCGATGCAAAGGACTCTGACGAGAACTTCACACTAAAAGCGTACTGGCGTGACTACACCATTGCGTCGTGTCTCCTAAATATACAGAGAGCCGTAAGCGAGATCAAGAGTGAAACATTAAATTTGTGCTGGAAAAAGATGTGGCCGGAAGTGGCGGACGACAAGGGATTGACTCCTGATGAAGTCCATCGCTGTGCAGTGGACAAGGTGGTGAAGCTGGCAAAAATACTGGGAGGAGAGGGCTTCAATGACATGACTGCTGATGACGTAAATGAGCTGATGGACGCCCACTCGCAACCTTTGTCGGATGAAGACCTGAGGGAATTGATGTCAGCGAGCGAGGAAGAGGAACAGGAACGGGAGGAACAGGAACAAGAGGAATTAGGCACTGATGAAGAAGAGGAGGTTGGTCTGACACTGGATCGCCTCGCAGCCTTGGTCAGAATGGCCAAAGAACTGCAGCAGATGGCACAAGAATGGGACCCCCACATGCTTCGTTCGCTGCAGTTTTCAAATACCATCGAGGGTGGCATGACTGTTTATAAAAACCTCCTTGCTCAGATGAAGAAGCAGCAGCAACAACTGCCTATCACTATGTTAATCACACAGAAGAGGTCTTCATCATTTGCCG TGATTCACCATAATTGA